A genomic window from Carboxydothermus pertinax includes:
- the bshC gene encoding bacillithiol biosynthesis cysteine-adding enzyme BshC, producing MRYEEINLGYEKNLVRYYLTGYDRVAKFYHYNPWNTRSFYDRADYLKDKSNPKALYNLLSSYLKDFALDQKVVENLDKIKKGAFIVLTGQQPGFLTGPLYTIYKAVHAISEAKRLSELLNYEVVPLFWIGSEDHDVEEVNFLYFPGKEGPQEIKIEFTDLRKIPAGLRPAEPETVEAIEKFESLLPNFDYKEEVFTEIKKAYHSANLGQAFARLMLKLFGKYGLLVYDGLNPEFKRVTKDYLKNAFLKRDAIEKALFKVHTEQQSLGIEPQLDPCPNHCNMFIFKNDERIALEMAGERVIGRDGEVSFTREEFLEFMETNPEKLSPNLVVRTSIQSLIFPVLAYVAGPGEIGYYGMLKEVYELMDTQMPVILPRFTATLIEPRVEKALKEFALLPQEIYQDYDGVFHRVLERLDNLGIEDTFKALKESINSAYKTLQEKLAPLGADFQKLTGENLGRVMAQVKYLEERAQKYHREKNSKYIEKLRYIKTNFLPENEWQERVYNVFYYLAKYGFALLEKLLEIPFNPGKHYLLYLE from the coding sequence ATGCGGTACGAGGAAATAAATTTAGGTTACGAAAAAAATCTGGTCAGGTATTATTTAACCGGGTACGACAGAGTAGCCAAGTTTTACCATTACAACCCCTGGAATACCCGAAGCTTTTATGATAGGGCAGATTATTTAAAAGATAAGAGTAATCCGAAAGCTCTCTATAATTTATTAAGCTCTTACCTAAAAGATTTTGCACTTGACCAAAAGGTTGTGGAAAATCTCGACAAAATCAAAAAGGGAGCATTTATTGTCTTAACCGGGCAGCAGCCGGGCTTTTTAACGGGACCCTTGTATACCATATATAAAGCAGTTCATGCAATTAGTGAAGCAAAACGACTAAGCGAATTGCTAAATTACGAAGTTGTGCCCCTCTTTTGGATTGGCAGTGAAGACCACGATGTGGAGGAGGTAAATTTTCTTTACTTCCCTGGAAAGGAGGGGCCGCAGGAAATAAAAATTGAATTTACCGACCTGCGAAAAATCCCTGCTGGACTTAGGCCAGCAGAACCTGAAACTGTTGAAGCCATTGAAAAGTTCGAGAGCCTATTACCCAATTTTGATTACAAAGAAGAAGTTTTTACGGAAATTAAAAAAGCCTATCATTCGGCCAATTTAGGCCAGGCCTTTGCCCGCTTAATGTTAAAGCTTTTTGGTAAATACGGCCTTTTAGTTTATGATGGCCTAAATCCGGAATTTAAAAGGGTTACCAAAGACTATCTTAAAAATGCTTTTTTAAAGAGGGACGCTATTGAAAAAGCTTTATTTAAAGTACATACCGAGCAGCAAAGTCTTGGGATTGAGCCGCAGCTTGACCCCTGTCCTAACCACTGCAACATGTTTATCTTTAAAAACGATGAAAGAATTGCTTTGGAAATGGCGGGGGAAAGGGTTATAGGCCGGGACGGGGAAGTAAGCTTTACCCGGGAAGAGTTTTTGGAGTTTATGGAAACAAACCCGGAAAAGTTAAGTCCGAACCTGGTGGTCAGGACTTCAATTCAGTCTCTAATTTTTCCGGTTTTAGCATACGTGGCTGGTCCCGGTGAAATCGGTTACTACGGAATGTTAAAAGAAGTGTATGAACTAATGGATACTCAGATGCCGGTAATCCTTCCCCGGTTTACGGCAACTTTAATTGAGCCGCGGGTGGAGAAAGCTTTAAAAGAATTTGCCCTTTTACCGCAGGAAATTTATCAAGATTACGACGGAGTATTTCACCGGGTATTGGAGCGATTGGATAACCTTGGAATTGAAGATACCTTTAAAGCCTTAAAAGAAAGTATCAATTCGGCTTATAAGACCTTGCAGGAAAAACTTGCCCCACTGGGGGCTGATTTTCAAAAGCTTACCGGAGAAAACTTAGGAAGGGTTATGGCCCAGGTGAAGTACCTGGAGGAGCGGGCCCAAAAATACCATCGAGAAAAGAACAGTAAATACATTGAAAAATTGCGGTATATAAAAACTAATTTTTTACCCGAAAACGAATGGCAGGAGCGGGTGTATAACGTTTTTTACTATCTTGCTAAATACGGATTTGCTTTATTAGAAAAGCTTCTGGAAATACCCTTTAATCCCGGGAAGCATTATTTGCTATACCTGGAATAA
- the metX gene encoding homoserine O-acetyltransferase MetX — translation MNGSVGIVETKKVTFPEITLECGEKIAPVTVAYETYGELNERGDNAILILHALTGDAHVAGKHRPEDKVAGWWDPMVGPGRLFDTNRYFIVCSNVLGGCYGTTGPSSINPATGRPWGMSFPIITIRDMVNLQYMLVRHLGITKILAAVGGSMGGMQALEWAYMYPEMLKSVVAIATSARLSPFGIAFNAVGREAIMTDPEWRGGNYYGFEGPKRGLALARMIGIITYKSDISWQYRFGRTHTYETDQELFSHTSRFEIENYLYYQGDKLVKRFDANTYLYLLKAMDLHDISRGRGRYREILKELKTPFLAIGIDTDFLYPTYQQKEIVEALKEAKKEAYYWELSSPHGHDAFLIEFSKMAPILSNFLEYVAGRRATINF, via the coding sequence ATGAACGGCTCGGTTGGTATTGTGGAAACCAAGAAGGTTACTTTTCCGGAAATAACTTTAGAATGCGGCGAAAAAATTGCTCCGGTAACGGTAGCCTATGAGACTTACGGCGAACTGAACGAGCGGGGAGATAACGCGATTTTGATTTTACATGCCCTAACAGGAGATGCCCATGTAGCGGGAAAACACCGGCCGGAAGACAAAGTGGCCGGCTGGTGGGACCCCATGGTGGGACCGGGAAGGCTTTTTGACACCAATAGATACTTTATTGTTTGTTCCAACGTTTTAGGAGGATGCTACGGGACTACCGGGCCTTCTTCGATTAACCCCGCTACCGGGAGGCCCTGGGGCATGAGCTTTCCCATTATCACCATTAGAGACATGGTTAATCTTCAGTACATGCTGGTGCGTCACTTAGGGATTACGAAAATCCTGGCGGCGGTGGGCGGCTCCATGGGGGGCATGCAGGCCTTAGAGTGGGCTTACATGTATCCCGAGATGTTAAAAAGCGTGGTGGCCATTGCTACCAGCGCCAGGCTTTCCCCCTTTGGTATAGCTTTTAATGCGGTTGGCCGGGAAGCCATCATGACCGACCCCGAGTGGCGGGGTGGAAATTATTACGGGTTTGAGGGCCCAAAAAGAGGATTGGCTTTGGCTAGGATGATTGGCATCATCACCTACAAAAGCGATATTTCCTGGCAGTACCGTTTTGGGCGAACCCACACTTATGAAACGGACCAGGAGCTTTTCAGTCATACTTCCCGCTTTGAAATTGAAAATTACCTTTACTATCAAGGGGATAAATTAGTAAAGCGGTTTGATGCCAATACTTATTTGTATCTCTTAAAGGCTATGGATTTGCATGACATAAGCCGCGGAAGGGGTCGCTACCGGGAAATTTTAAAGGAACTGAAAACGCCCTTTTTAGCTATTGGCATTGACACCGATTTTCTTTACCCAACCTATCAGCAAAAGGAAATTGTAGAAGCATTGAAGGAAGCCAAAAAAGAGGCTTATTACTGGGAACTTTCCTCTCCTCACGGCCACGATGCTTTTTTAATTGAGTTTTCCAAAATGGCGCCAATCTTAAGTAACTTTTTGGAGTATGTGGCTGGCCGGAGGGCGACAATTAACTTTTAA
- a CDS encoding HD-GYP domain-containing protein produces MVRTAAFHHEKLDGSGYPFKKKGEEISLQERLLGVVDMFVALTEDRPYRKGLKYREVKEILFNEVLANRIDRECVKILLDSYPEIVTRMQRVLETEVG; encoded by the coding sequence ATTGTCCGCACCGCTGCTTTTCATCACGAGAAACTTGACGGTAGTGGTTATCCCTTTAAGAAAAAAGGTGAAGAAATTTCTCTACAAGAACGGCTTTTAGGTGTAGTTGACATGTTTGTAGCTCTAACTGAAGACCGCCCCTACCGGAAGGGGTTAAAATACCGGGAGGTTAAAGAGATTTTATTTAACGAGGTTCTGGCCAACAGAATTGACCGAGAGTGTGTTAAAATACTTTTGGATAGTTATCCGGAGATTGTTACTCGAATGCAAAGGGTTCTGGAAACGGAGGTAGGATAA
- a CDS encoding HD-GYP domain-containing protein: MTIKVNFFNFFNLIKNMFSAFDANELGLNKHHWKVAYVSYLLGDELGLTEFEKNDLIYLGMIHDIGVLPWGKDDHLINLIGEEEFEHCLRGYNFLKNTYFDQYAPVILSHHDHFKGKNKTGLAGKEIPLFSRIIYLADRVAFFFQDNMHPLLVKDKVVEKIVSGKNILFDPEIVDVFLVVAETEDFWLTLGDGDILNQSLNIHPGQHRWLEIDEVISIAQLFAKIIDHKSHFTFYHSQLIAEVAKFAGEIFGFNLEERKALEVAGLLHDLGKLTVPEEILEKPAALSREEFSVIKQHTFYTYYWLIDVFLRRLSAPLLFITRNLTVVVIPLRKKVKKFLYKNGF; this comes from the coding sequence TTGACCATCAAGGTTAACTTTTTTAACTTTTTTAACTTAATAAAAAATATGTTCTCAGCTTTTGATGCTAACGAATTAGGCCTTAACAAACATCATTGGAAAGTTGCCTATGTTTCCTACCTACTTGGTGATGAATTGGGACTTACAGAGTTTGAAAAAAACGATCTTATATATTTAGGAATGATTCATGATATTGGAGTTTTGCCTTGGGGCAAGGACGATCATCTTATTAATTTAATTGGGGAAGAAGAGTTTGAACATTGCCTGCGGGGTTATAACTTTCTTAAAAACACGTATTTTGATCAATATGCTCCCGTTATTTTAAGCCATCACGATCATTTTAAAGGGAAAAATAAAACCGGGCTTGCTGGTAAGGAAATTCCGCTGTTTAGCCGGATAATTTATCTTGCTGATCGGGTAGCGTTTTTCTTTCAGGATAACATGCATCCCTTACTGGTGAAAGATAAGGTAGTGGAAAAAATAGTTTCTGGTAAGAATATTCTTTTCGACCCAGAGATAGTAGATGTGTTTTTAGTGGTTGCAGAAACTGAGGACTTTTGGCTTACTTTAGGGGATGGGGATATTCTAAATCAATCCTTAAATATACATCCAGGCCAGCACAGGTGGTTAGAAATTGATGAAGTGATAAGTATTGCGCAACTTTTTGCTAAAATCATCGACCATAAATCTCACTTTACATTTTACCATTCGCAGCTTATAGCGGAAGTGGCAAAGTTTGCCGGAGAAATTTTTGGCTTTAACTTGGAAGAGAGAAAAGCTTTAGAAGTAGCTGGACTTTTACATGACTTGGGAAAACTTACGGTGCCCGAAGAAATATTGGAAAAACCTGCGGCACTTAGTCGGGAAGAGTTTAGCGTAATAAAACAGCATACTTTTTATACCTATTACTGGTTAATAGACGTTTTCCTGAGGAGATTGTCCGCACCGCTGCTTTTCATCACGAGAAACTTGACGGTAGTGGTTATCCCTTTAAGAAAAAAGGTGAAGAAATTTCTCTACAAGAACGGCTTTTAG
- a CDS encoding EAL domain-containing protein: MNDRNFHSRKKGNFMEESQKSIAYLKQTEEFLSKILENEQLLIVVWTLESKVIWFNRYTQNLFGIAVEEQLEQVDVSLIIPENLIRYIKKQLDYTGKKSFRYIDEKPMVLKNGREIYIMWHNSILSDEEGHKYIVSTGIDITELKKAEKRFEEANKNLLALNEELIAQQEELSAMNEELMAQEEEVRQNLIEIQRQQDELKKSEERYRLVVEGASDGLWDWDLTTDTAYISERWRDLIGFDKEVINNYCETWIKFIHPRDVKTVINNLRSHLEKKTPFYLCEYRIKTKDGKYIWILSRGKALWDEEGKAIRMAGSHTDITRRKQMESKLEYMAFHDPLTNLPRRDVFMERLKVAMVDARRNGKKLAVFFVDLDNFKIINDSLGHHTGDRLLKKIARKLTKCVRETDTISRVGGDEFIILLPDVNSIEDTDKVAKRILELFDQPIKLNNHELPVTISIGIAIYPDHGKSERAILKNADIAMYTAKRKGKNRFQYFDNAMRSEVEFANTVKRDLRLALEKNQFILYYQPLIDLKTGKIASMEALLRWQHPKKGMISPFHFIPIAEETRQIIFIGEWVLKTACKQMKEWLDMGYSGFSVSVNVSVHQLQQPNFAKVVCDILKEIELEPRYLELEITETVLIEAVDTVVKNLYHLKEAGVKIIIDDFGTENSSFRYMQKFTVDGLKIDRSFVNGIKIDVNKAIIDAIILLGHRLKLPVTAEGVETREQLECLVESGCDKVQGFYFSKPLPPDEAVHLVQKGNQYFLISDNAQK, encoded by the coding sequence ATGAATGACAGGAATTTTCATTCCAGAAAAAAGGGAAATTTTATGGAAGAATCCCAGAAATCAATTGCCTATCTTAAGCAGACAGAAGAATTTTTAAGTAAAATTCTGGAAAACGAGCAGTTGTTAATAGTTGTTTGGACGCTGGAAAGTAAAGTAATCTGGTTTAATAGATATACTCAGAATTTATTTGGTATAGCAGTAGAGGAACAATTAGAGCAGGTAGATGTAAGTTTAATCATTCCCGAAAATTTAATTAGATATATAAAAAAACAATTGGATTATACTGGAAAGAAAAGCTTTCGTTACATAGACGAAAAACCGATGGTTTTAAAGAATGGCAGAGAAATTTATATTATGTGGCATAATAGTATTCTTAGTGATGAGGAAGGGCATAAGTACATTGTTTCCACTGGAATAGACATTACAGAATTAAAGAAAGCCGAAAAAAGATTTGAAGAAGCAAATAAAAACCTTCTTGCTTTAAACGAGGAATTAATTGCTCAGCAAGAAGAGCTGTCGGCAATGAATGAAGAACTTATGGCTCAAGAAGAAGAAGTGAGACAGAACTTAATTGAAATACAAAGGCAGCAGGATGAATTGAAAAAAAGTGAAGAACGCTACAGACTGGTAGTTGAAGGAGCAAGCGACGGGCTATGGGACTGGGATTTGACAACGGATACGGCATACATATCCGAGAGGTGGAGGGATCTTATTGGTTTTGATAAAGAAGTAATAAATAACTACTGTGAAACATGGATTAAATTTATCCATCCCAGAGATGTTAAAACAGTAATCAATAATTTACGTAGTCATCTAGAAAAAAAGACACCATTTTACTTATGTGAATACAGAATCAAAACAAAGGACGGGAAATATATATGGATTTTAAGCAGAGGGAAGGCCTTATGGGATGAAGAGGGTAAAGCCATAAGAATGGCAGGATCGCACACGGATATTACTCGAAGAAAGCAAATGGAGAGCAAATTAGAATACATGGCATTCCATGACCCTCTAACTAACCTACCGCGTCGAGATGTTTTTATGGAGAGGCTCAAGGTTGCCATGGTAGATGCCAGAAGGAATGGGAAGAAACTTGCAGTGTTTTTTGTTGATCTTGATAATTTCAAAATCATCAACGACTCTTTGGGTCATCATACGGGAGACAGGCTATTGAAGAAGATTGCCAGGAAATTAACAAAGTGTGTGCGGGAAACAGATACAATATCCAGAGTAGGCGGTGATGAATTTATCATTTTACTGCCTGACGTAAATAGTATTGAGGATACGGATAAGGTTGCAAAAAGAATATTGGAACTATTTGACCAACCAATAAAGCTCAATAATCATGAATTGCCTGTCACTATTAGTATAGGTATTGCCATCTATCCCGATCATGGAAAAAGTGAAAGAGCTATACTTAAGAATGCGGATATAGCTATGTACACGGCAAAAAGAAAAGGGAAAAATCGTTTCCAATATTTTGACAATGCAATGAGGAGTGAGGTAGAATTTGCTAATACAGTTAAAAGAGATTTAAGGTTGGCTTTGGAAAAAAATCAGTTCATTTTATATTATCAGCCCCTTATTGACCTAAAGACAGGTAAAATAGCGAGTATGGAGGCACTTTTGAGGTGGCAGCATCCTAAAAAAGGAATGATAAGCCCTTTTCACTTTATTCCTATTGCTGAAGAGACGCGACAGATAATATTTATAGGTGAGTGGGTGTTAAAGACGGCTTGTAAACAAATGAAAGAATGGCTCGATATGGGGTATTCGGGTTTCAGTGTTTCGGTAAATGTTTCGGTGCATCAGTTGCAGCAGCCTAATTTCGCGAAGGTTGTGTGTGATATCCTAAAAGAAATTGAACTTGAACCGAGATACCTGGAACTGGAGATTACTGAAACCGTCCTTATAGAAGCAGTAGATACGGTGGTTAAAAACCTTTATCATTTAAAAGAAGCTGGGGTTAAAATAATAATAGATGATTTCGGAACGGAAAACAGTTCTTTTAGATACATGCAAAAATTTACAGTTGATGGTTTAAAAATTGACAGGTCGTTTGTGAATGGGATAAAGATAGATGTAAATAAGGCTATTATTGATGCGATTATTTTGTTGGGACACAGGCTGAAACTACCTGTAACTGCTGAAGGGGTAGAAACAAGAGAGCAGCTTGAGTGTCTAGTAGAGAGCGGTTGCGATAAAGTTCAAGGTTTTTATTTCAGCAAACCATTGCCTCCAGACGAGGCTGTTCATTTGGTTCAAAAAGGGAACCAATATTTCTTGATTTCTGATAACGCACAAAAGTAA
- a CDS encoding XRE family transcriptional regulator, which translates to MSGINKIKKLREERKMSRKELADKLQISYWALCKYENNERTPDINLLQKIAQEFGVSIEYLAGLSDENYPHSTSPVIQKILQLPPEALNEINLFVDFLHYKYRVKI; encoded by the coding sequence ATGAGCGGTATAAACAAGATAAAAAAACTTCGGGAAGAAAGGAAAATGAGCAGGAAAGAACTAGCAGATAAGCTTCAGATTTCCTACTGGGCCTTATGTAAATATGAAAATAACGAACGCACCCCTGATATTAACCTTTTACAGAAAATTGCTCAAGAATTTGGAGTAAGTATTGAATACCTTGCAGGACTTTCTGATGAAAACTATCCCCATTCAACCTCCCCAGTAATCCAAAAAATCCTTCAGCTTCCACCTGAAGCTCTAAACGAAATTAATCTCTTTGTTGATTTTTTGCATTATAAGTATCGAGTAAAAATTTAA
- a CDS encoding aspartate kinase yields the protein MLVVQKYGGSSVANPQRIKNVAGRVAEYYRVGHRVAVVVSAMGDTTDELLELMEEISPNPPAREIDMLLSTGEQVSIALLAMALNELGVPAQSFTGLQAGIYTDELHTKARITKIKPERITDALNSGKVAVVAGFQGVNQKGDITTLGRGGSDTTAVALAAALKADICEIYTDVDGVYTADPRIVPDARKIKEISYEEMLELASLGAVVLQPRSVDFARNYKVEVHVRSSFNYNDGTVLKEEKDLEKKGVVTGVAHDKNAVKVGVFGVPDQPGVAYRLFSELAAHNINVDMIIQSAGSDPGQNDISFTIGKNDLAKTLEILEELVKKLSAKGYTYDEKVAKVSIVGAGMVSYPGVAAKMFEALYEENINIHMISTSEIKVSCIIDEDAVERAVNSIHKKFELGYST from the coding sequence TTGTTAGTAGTTCAAAAATATGGTGGTAGTTCCGTGGCTAATCCCCAAAGGATAAAAAATGTTGCCGGAAGGGTGGCCGAATATTATCGGGTAGGGCATCGGGTAGCGGTGGTGGTGTCTGCTATGGGTGATACTACCGACGAACTTTTAGAGCTGATGGAGGAAATTAGCCCGAACCCTCCGGCCCGGGAAATCGATATGCTCTTATCTACGGGAGAACAGGTTTCCATTGCTCTTTTAGCAATGGCTTTAAACGAACTGGGGGTGCCCGCCCAATCCTTTACCGGATTGCAGGCTGGTATTTATACTGATGAACTTCATACCAAGGCGCGAATTACCAAAATTAAGCCAGAAAGAATTACCGATGCTTTGAATTCCGGTAAGGTTGCGGTAGTGGCTGGCTTTCAAGGAGTCAATCAAAAGGGCGATATTACTACTCTCGGTCGGGGAGGAAGTGATACCACTGCAGTTGCTCTTGCTGCGGCTTTAAAAGCGGACATTTGCGAAATTTATACCGACGTGGATGGGGTTTATACCGCCGATCCCCGGATAGTACCCGATGCCAGGAAAATTAAAGAAATATCTTACGAAGAAATGTTAGAGCTAGCAAGTCTGGGGGCGGTGGTATTGCAGCCCCGTTCAGTAGATTTTGCCAGAAATTATAAAGTTGAGGTTCATGTGCGCTCAAGTTTTAATTACAATGACGGAACGGTGTTAAAGGAGGAAAAAGATTTGGAGAAAAAAGGAGTAGTGACGGGAGTTGCTCATGATAAAAATGCCGTGAAAGTGGGAGTGTTTGGTGTTCCCGACCAGCCCGGGGTAGCTTATCGCTTGTTTTCCGAATTAGCTGCCCATAATATCAATGTTGATATGATTATCCAAAGTGCTGGCAGTGATCCTGGACAAAATGATATATCCTTTACAATAGGTAAAAATGACTTAGCGAAAACTTTAGAAATTTTGGAGGAGCTGGTAAAAAAGCTTTCGGCGAAAGGTTATACTTATGATGAAAAAGTCGCTAAAGTGTCCATAGTTGGAGCGGGAATGGTGAGTTACCCAGGAGTTGCAGCGAAAATGTTTGAAGCCCTTTATGAAGAAAATATCAATATTCATATGATCAGTACTTCTGAAATAAAAGTTTCCTGCATTATTGATGAAGATGCAGTAGAAAGAGCCGTAAATAGTATACACAAAAAATTTGAGCTTGGTTATAGCACATAA
- the thrB gene encoding homoserine kinase, with the protein MVRVLIPATSANLGPGFDAVGMALSFYNEVCLKPSPKELEIDVWGDGSEIIPKDRNNLVYIAVTKVFESLGKIPRNLKLSLKNRVPFARGLGSSAAAIVGGLVAANAYLGNPLPTDELLRLATELEGHPDNVAPALLGGVVVSGFDRDKVKYLKLPVPEVEVVVAIPKFQLKTVDSRQILPVEIPFSQAVLNVNRVSFLIAAFCLKKYEYLQIGMEDYLHQPYRSQLIPGFYQVMEEAKKAGAYGVALSGSGPTVIAFARESEAVGRAIREAFLNFNVEAEIIYTRPENRGAIDLIMHKGEGDC; encoded by the coding sequence ATGGTTCGCGTACTCATTCCAGCAACTTCAGCTAACTTAGGTCCTGGTTTTGATGCGGTGGGGATGGCTCTTTCTTTTTACAATGAAGTATGCCTTAAACCATCACCCAAAGAGTTGGAAATCGATGTTTGGGGCGATGGTTCAGAAATAATTCCTAAGGATAGAAATAATCTTGTCTACATTGCTGTAACTAAAGTATTTGAGAGTTTAGGGAAAATACCCCGAAATTTAAAGTTAAGCCTTAAAAACCGGGTACCTTTTGCCCGGGGACTGGGAAGCAGTGCCGCCGCTATTGTGGGTGGCCTGGTTGCAGCTAATGCTTACTTGGGAAATCCGCTGCCGACCGATGAGCTTTTACGGCTGGCAACGGAGTTAGAAGGCCATCCCGATAATGTAGCTCCAGCTCTCCTTGGCGGGGTAGTGGTATCTGGTTTTGACCGGGATAAAGTAAAATATCTTAAACTTCCCGTTCCCGAGGTAGAGGTTGTGGTTGCTATACCAAAGTTTCAGTTGAAAACTGTTGATTCCCGGCAGATACTGCCGGTGGAGATTCCCTTTTCCCAGGCGGTGCTCAATGTTAATCGGGTTTCCTTTTTAATTGCTGCTTTTTGCTTAAAAAAATATGAATACTTGCAAATAGGGATGGAAGATTACCTCCATCAACCCTACCGCAGTCAATTGATTCCCGGTTTTTATCAGGTGATGGAGGAAGCAAAGAAGGCTGGCGCTTACGGAGTGGCTTTAAGCGGAAGCGGGCCTACGGTAATTGCCTTTGCCCGAGAGAGCGAAGCCGTAGGCAGAGCGATTAGAGAAGCTTTTTTAAATTTTAATGTGGAAGCTGAAATTATCTATACCCGACCGGAAAATCGGGGGGCTATTGATTTAATAATGCACAAGGGGGAAGGAGATTGTTAG
- the thrC gene encoding threonine synthase encodes MRWEGVIKAYREYLPVTEKTPLLTLNEGNTPLIYASYLSERVGARVYLKFEGANPTGSFKDRGMVVAVAKAIEEGARAVICASTGNTSAAAAAYAAKAGLKCVVLIPEGNIALGKLAQALFYGAKVVAIKGNFDEALNLVRAIGQNYPIAIVNSINPYRIEGQKTASFEVADALGDAPDYLFIPVGNAGNITAYWQGFKQYYELGKTKKLPKMMGFEAQGAAAIVKGEPISNPETIATAIRIGNPASWQGAVAAANESGGKISYVTDEEIIEAYRLLAQKEGIMAEPASAASVAGLLKYRRKHEFNQDDVVVLVLTGHGLKDPDNALKQNANQPVVVEPDYNEVLKIIL; translated from the coding sequence ATGCGCTGGGAAGGAGTAATTAAAGCTTACCGGGAGTATTTGCCTGTTACCGAAAAAACTCCTCTATTAACTTTAAATGAAGGCAATACACCTCTAATTTATGCAAGTTATCTTTCCGAAAGGGTAGGGGCCAGGGTTTATCTTAAATTTGAGGGGGCAAATCCAACCGGATCCTTTAAAGACCGGGGTATGGTTGTAGCGGTGGCTAAAGCTATAGAAGAAGGGGCCCGGGCGGTAATTTGCGCTTCTACCGGCAATACGTCAGCGGCGGCAGCAGCGTATGCAGCCAAGGCTGGTTTAAAATGCGTGGTTTTAATTCCTGAAGGTAATATAGCCCTTGGAAAATTGGCTCAGGCTCTTTTTTACGGGGCTAAGGTTGTTGCCATAAAGGGGAATTTTGACGAAGCTTTAAACCTTGTCCGAGCAATTGGGCAAAATTACCCAATTGCCATTGTAAACTCAATAAACCCCTATCGCATTGAAGGCCAAAAAACAGCGTCCTTTGAAGTAGCCGATGCTTTGGGGGATGCTCCTGATTATTTATTTATACCGGTAGGCAATGCCGGCAACATTACTGCCTACTGGCAGGGTTTTAAACAGTATTATGAACTGGGGAAAACTAAAAAACTTCCTAAGATGATGGGTTTTGAAGCCCAAGGGGCGGCGGCGATCGTTAAGGGAGAGCCTATTTCCAATCCCGAAACTATTGCCACAGCCATTAGAATTGGAAACCCGGCCAGCTGGCAGGGAGCGGTGGCGGCGGCCAATGAATCGGGAGGAAAAATTTCTTATGTAACCGATGAAGAAATAATAGAAGCTTACCGGCTCCTTGCCCAAAAAGAAGGAATTATGGCCGAGCCAGCCTCGGCCGCCAGTGTGGCGGGATTGTTAAAATACCGCAGGAAGCACGAGTTTAACCAGGACGATGTGGTGGTCTTGGTTTTAACCGGTCACGGGTTAAAGGATCCCGATAATGCTTTAAAACAAAATGCCAACCAGCCGGTAGTGGTAGAGCCGGATTATAACGAAGTTTTAAAAATTATCTTATAA